In the Flagellimonas sp. HMM57 genome, one interval contains:
- a CDS encoding glycoside hydrolase family 2 TIM barrel-domain containing protein has product MKNNLLRLLLFLCTVGLYAQADKVSVVSNEEGMKLVVNGEDFMINGMNWDYIPIGTNTVNAAFWKKPDDVIKAGLDTEMSLLKNMNVNVIRQYTGVPAKWIKYIYENYGIYTMLNHSFGRYGLTLNGVWTPVTIYDDPTTEEFLMSEMKELVNGYKDTPGLLLYLLGNENNYGLFWAGAETEDFPDDEGRINFIGESRGRPMYRLMNEAAKMMKSMDTSHPVAICNGDVLFIDIVAEECKDVDIYGTNTYRGASFGDMFQVVKDKLNKPVMFTEFGADAFNAIENKEDQYSQAYYMVENWKEIYENAAGIGKAGNSIGGFTFQFSDGWWKFGFDDRENADVHDNNASWSNGGYSRDLAAPGANNMNEEWFGICAKGATNPRGLYELYPRAAYYALKDAHQLNPYDAGVDQDFITNHFNNIQLMDAVLKARGDKAALNGEQSNLLRISNLTARLSTFSTGGSLITTPDNPDPDDAITFPNQLGFDHMQSYFIGVEGNPAPNMRAEVNFNVVGNVAQNPINEIFYENRARPILVNTPEGDVPLVDNNRVAVYQAEFEWNAKEFDLRGFYRTGHYHWGYEGDFFGLYPEANYGPNLDIYNGEILGAEIDGKGPLKGLKAAIGPQLWWGANPTMLFKYKRHIGKFDVTGIYHRDFETEIVFDESGRRVLDVNQLRSGVVPPWPTERATLAIEREFGKVGVMVGGIWAGSPLNGTSFQDVRGTPGNYVVFEDRIQASDNWGGKIKVTYEGGKFNWYGQASAMGLIANGGADQTMTFTGWKLRDTGSGNVTSVFSGLTFAAGNFQIAPNFMWQKPLVDAMPRDVQAPGRLRNIIDDPFSVRWNRETTAGEILLTFDPTPGTWMYEWDNDRSEDAKFAMNLGFVYRHLPTTMDAHIGFLADRTIFSFPDSAPAEDLWEIHSRMVSKLSPELGLIGNFYYGNGQGNGDSDRLIKRFGGDIRGIYKKMKLETHVRVNDWGPFDYHRDFNLTFPLQLMLDLSTTLGKPDWFILPSTQIGIRGTWRSLDQFSPRFAPNAAEEFATEPTISPVGFGNGSEWEIMTYVHINIGK; this is encoded by the coding sequence ATGAAAAACAATTTACTGAGATTACTACTCTTTTTATGTACGGTGGGATTGTATGCGCAAGCGGACAAGGTATCTGTCGTAAGTAATGAAGAGGGAATGAAACTGGTGGTCAATGGAGAGGACTTCATGATTAATGGTATGAATTGGGATTACATTCCAATTGGTACGAACACAGTGAACGCAGCATTTTGGAAAAAACCAGATGATGTAATTAAAGCTGGACTCGACACTGAGATGTCACTTCTCAAGAACATGAACGTAAACGTGATTCGACAATACACGGGCGTTCCTGCAAAATGGATTAAGTACATCTACGAAAACTATGGTATTTATACCATGCTCAACCACTCCTTTGGACGCTACGGGTTGACACTGAACGGGGTTTGGACACCAGTGACGATTTATGATGACCCTACGACAGAAGAGTTCTTGATGTCCGAAATGAAGGAATTGGTCAATGGTTACAAAGACACGCCTGGACTCTTACTATACCTATTGGGTAATGAAAACAATTATGGTCTGTTTTGGGCAGGAGCGGAAACCGAAGATTTTCCAGATGATGAAGGAAGAATCAACTTTATTGGGGAAAGTCGAGGGAGACCTATGTATCGATTGATGAACGAGGCTGCAAAAATGATGAAGTCTATGGATACTTCACATCCGGTAGCTATTTGTAATGGAGACGTACTCTTTATAGATATTGTTGCCGAAGAATGTAAAGACGTTGACATCTATGGAACCAATACGTATCGTGGAGCTTCTTTTGGGGACATGTTCCAAGTAGTAAAGGATAAATTGAACAAGCCCGTGATGTTCACGGAGTTTGGAGCAGATGCCTTTAATGCAATCGAAAACAAAGAAGACCAATATTCACAGGCCTATTATATGGTCGAAAACTGGAAAGAAATCTATGAGAATGCTGCAGGAATTGGAAAAGCTGGAAACTCAATAGGAGGATTTACTTTCCAATTTAGTGATGGGTGGTGGAAGTTTGGTTTTGATGATAGAGAAAATGCAGATGTACATGACAACAATGCTTCGTGGTCCAATGGTGGGTATTCTAGGGATTTAGCGGCACCGGGAGCAAATAATATGAACGAAGAATGGTTTGGGATTTGTGCCAAAGGTGCAACCAATCCAAGAGGACTCTACGAATTGTATCCACGTGCTGCGTATTACGCGTTGAAAGATGCACATCAGTTAAATCCTTATGATGCAGGTGTAGACCAAGATTTTATAACAAACCACTTCAATAACATCCAGCTAATGGATGCTGTTCTTAAGGCTCGTGGGGACAAAGCGGCCTTGAATGGGGAGCAAAGTAATCTGCTTCGTATAAGCAATCTTACGGCAAGACTCTCAACATTCAGTACAGGCGGTAGTTTGATTACAACACCGGATAACCCAGATCCAGACGACGCAATTACGTTTCCAAATCAATTAGGGTTTGATCACATGCAATCCTACTTTATTGGTGTAGAAGGGAATCCAGCTCCAAATATGCGGGCCGAAGTGAATTTTAATGTGGTGGGTAATGTTGCCCAAAACCCCATCAATGAGATTTTTTATGAAAACAGGGCTAGACCGATTTTAGTGAATACACCAGAAGGCGATGTGCCGCTGGTTGATAATAACAGGGTGGCTGTTTACCAAGCAGAATTCGAGTGGAACGCAAAAGAGTTCGATTTAAGAGGTTTTTATAGAACTGGGCATTACCACTGGGGGTATGAAGGGGACTTTTTTGGCCTGTATCCAGAAGCCAATTATGGGCCGAATCTGGATATCTATAATGGAGAGATTTTAGGGGCTGAAATAGATGGAAAAGGACCCTTGAAAGGTTTAAAAGCTGCTATAGGACCTCAGTTATGGTGGGGTGCTAATCCTACCATGCTTTTTAAATATAAAAGGCATATAGGAAAATTCGATGTTACGGGTATCTATCATAGGGATTTTGAAACTGAAATCGTTTTTGATGAAAGCGGACGTAGGGTTTTGGATGTCAATCAACTACGAAGCGGCGTAGTACCGCCTTGGCCGACCGAAAGAGCAACACTGGCCATAGAACGGGAATTTGGAAAAGTTGGAGTCATGGTGGGCGGAATTTGGGCAGGAAGCCCATTGAATGGCACCTCCTTCCAAGATGTTAGGGGCACGCCCGGAAACTACGTTGTTTTTGAAGATAGAATACAAGCCAGTGATAATTGGGGAGGTAAAATTAAAGTTACCTATGAAGGAGGAAAATTCAATTGGTATGGTCAAGCATCGGCTATGGGATTGATTGCCAATGGTGGTGCCGATCAAACCATGACGTTCACAGGATGGAAATTAAGGGATACGGGAAGTGGCAATGTAACCAGTGTATTTTCTGGACTTACTTTCGCGGCAGGGAATTTTCAGATAGCTCCTAATTTTATGTGGCAAAAACCATTAGTGGATGCCATGCCACGGGATGTACAAGCGCCTGGTCGACTAAGAAACATTATTGACGATCCTTTTTCTGTACGTTGGAATCGTGAGACCACTGCTGGTGAGATACTGTTGACTTTTGATCCAACACCAGGAACATGGATGTATGAATGGGACAATGATAGGTCTGAAGATGCCAAGTTCGCCATGAACTTAGGTTTTGTATACCGTCACCTTCCTACTACAATGGATGCGCATATCGGATTCTTGGCCGATCGTACTATCTTTTCCTTTCCTGACTCGGCGCCTGCCGAAGATTTATGGGAAATCCATTCAAGAATGGTTTCTAAGTTAAGTCCAGAATTGGGATTGATAGGGAATTTCTATTACGGTAACGGACAGGGGAACGGCGATAGTGACCGATTGATAAAGCGCTTTGGAGGCGATATTCGTGGTATTTACAAGAAAATGAAATTAGAGACGCATGTAAGGGTTAATGATTGGGGACCTTTTGATTACCATAGGGACTTCAACTTAACATTCCCACTACAGCTAATGTTGGACCTCTCTACCACTTTGGGTAAACCAGATTGGTTCATTTTGCCAAGCACGCAAATAGGAATTCGAGGTACATGGAGGTCTTTAGATCAATTCTCACCAAGATTCGCTCCAAATGCTGCTGAAGAATTTGCGACAGAACCTACCATCAGCCCTGTTGGTTTTGGTAACGGTAGTGAATGGGAGATAATGACTTACGTACACATCAACATTGGCAAATAA